Part of the Clostridia bacterium genome is shown below.
TTTTGCCGATAATTTCCCTTTAATGGTTTGGCAAACAGGCAGTGGTACCCAAACCAATATGAATGTTAATGAGGTCATTGCTTACCGGGCCAACCAAATTTTAGGTGAAAATTTGGTCGATCCCCATGACCACGTTAATTTGGGTCAGAGTTCTAATGATGTTTTCCCTACCGCAATACATTTAGCGGGAGTAGTGGCTGTGGAAGATCGCTTGATCCCGGTTCTAGAAAAATTAGAAAAAACCTTAAACCAAAAAAGCCAAGCCTATAATCAGGTGTTAAAATTGGGACGTACACATTTACAGGATGCTTTGCCACTTACTTTTGGGCAAGAAATAAGTGCATGGATGCTGATCTTTAGTAAGCATTTGAAATGTTTAAAAGAGAATTTGAATTGTTTGCGGGAACTAGCGATTGGTGGTACCGCGGTAGGCACAGGTTATGGTACACACCCGGAATTTGCCGCTAAAGTAGTGAGATTATTACAAAAAGCAACTGGAAAGAAATTAGCTGTTGCTTCTAATAAATTTTATGCCTTGACTAGCCAGTCCCCTCTGGTAATTGTACATGGAATTTTAAAAGCCTTGGCTGCCGATATAATGAAAATGGCCAATGATCTTAGCTGGTTGGCTAGTGGTCCGCGTTGTGGTTTGGGTGAAATAGAATTACCAGCTAATGAGCCTGGTAGTTCCATGATGCCGGGTAAGATTAATCCCACACAATGTGAGGCGATAACTATGGTTGCCTGTCAGGTAATGGGAAATGATTTAAGTATTTCCCTTGCTGCCAGTCAAGGTCAGTTGCAGTTAAATACCTTTATGCCGGTTTGTGCTTATAATTTCTTGCAATCTTTGGATTTATTAAGTAGTGGTTTAGCTTCTTTTGAGCAGCATTGTTTACGAGGTTTAAAACCGTGTGTGCAACAAATGCAATTTTATGTGGATAATTCCCTAATGTTGGCTACAGCCTTGAGTCGGCATTTGGGATATGAAAAAACGGCTGTGATTGTTAATAAAGCTATCCGGGAAAATTTAACTCTTAAAACTGCTGCTTTAGAGGTGTTAACTGAGGCGAAGTTTAAAGAATATGTTCAACCAGAAAAAATGGTTTAAAAAGGAGCGAAATCTAGTGGATTATCGGCAAAAAGCTTTGGAATTACATCAGCGTTTGCGGGGGAAAATAGGGATTTATAATAAAATTAATTTACAGAATGAAGCTGATTTGGCTTTAGTTTATACTCCTGGGGTTGCTGAACCTTGTAAATTGATAGCCCAGAATAAAGAATTGGCTTATCAGTATACTGCTAAAGGTAATCTTTTGGCGGTGGTTACTGATGGTACAGCAGTTTTAGGCTTAGGGAATCTTGGCCCAGAGGCAGCTCTGCCGGTAATCGAAGGTAAATGTTTTTTATTCAAGGAATTTGCTGACATTGATGCTTTGCCACTTTGTTTGGGGACAACTGATGTTGATGAAATTGTGGAAACAATTATTCATCTAGCCCCTACTTTTGGCGGCATCAATTTAGAAGATATTAGCAGTCCCCGCTGTTTTGCAATTTTAAGGAAATTAAAACAAAAATTAAGTATCCCCGTTTTTCATGATGACTGTCAAGGTACGGCTGTAGTCGTCTTGGCGGCTTTAATTAATGCTGCTCAGATTTTAAAGCGAGATTTAAGACAATTGGAAATAGTGATTAATGGTGTGGGAGCAGCTGGTATAGGTATTGCGGAACTTTTAAAAGCTGCAGGTTTACAAAAGTTAATTTTATGTACACGGGAGGGGGCCCTTTATCCGGGTTGTCCACAAAAATTAGATGAAGAGCAGTTTCGTTTAGTTAAAAGTACTAATCCGGAGCGAAAAAAAGGTAAATTATTAGAGGTGCTCAGTGGAGCCGATGTTTTCATCGGTGTCTCCGGGCCACAGGTTTTAAACAGAGAAATGATTCGCAAGATGAACTCACAGCCCATCATCTTTGCCTTGGCTAATCCTTTGCCAGAGATTAAACCTGAGGAAGCTTTGGCCGCTGGGGCCTTTATTGTGGGTACAGGTCGTTCGGATTATCCCAATCAAATTAATAATTTATTGGCCTTTCCCGGTATTTTTCGCGGTGCCTTGGCTGTGCAGGCTAAGGAAATTAATGAACTGATGCTTTTGGAGGCAGCACGGGCCTTAGCTCAAATAATTGTACCTAGTAAAACTAGGCTTTTGCCTAAGGTGTTTGATTCTCGTGTAAGTACTGTTTTGGCAGAGGCTGTGGCGGCAGCGGCATTTAAATCAGGAGTAGTGAGATAGAAATTGTTCAAGAAGATCGAAACGGCGCTGTCGGCGATAGGGGGTATGGTTTTGAGGGGTTTGCCAAATTTCTTTAAGAGGTGTACCTTCTAAATAGTGGAGGGCTTGTTGGCAATCTCCGATAATTGTGGCAGCAATATTTTGGGTATGGGTCATTGTCCGTAAGGGTGATCCTAATTGGTGGTGGGAAATGGTGGCCCCCAGTCCAATTCGGAATTTGTTTTCAGCAGTCCAAGCTAGGGCTAGGGGAGGAATGGCTAATGTTTTCAAGGGTATGGAAGTTAATAATTTTCCGGAAATTGCATGTGGGCCATGACTGGGAGTAGCTAAACCAATTTGGGGTACTAGCCCCAGTTTTTTATTGACTTTATAGCGATATTTTAAAACTAGGTTGGCTAGATCAGTGGTGGCGGGAGTAGGATAACAATTGGTTAAGGCTAAATCTAACCCTTGTTTAATTCCTTTAAGTAAATTTTGTAATGTAGAACCAAGTGGACCACACATATCACCATCAAGAAAAAGTAGGGCTGTGGGCTTGTATTGTTTAGCATATGCAGCTCCCACGGCCCTAGGTATATCTAAACCTAAGGGGACGGGAAAGGAGATTAAGTCAATGTTTTGCGGGGAATTTATTTGTAGGATTTTATTTTCGGTACAATCTGTACAGCCATTAGCCACAAAAATAAGTTGCTGTAAATTACAGGATTGTAAATTTTTAAGAACAAAGGCAATGTTTTTTGCCTCATTATAAGCAGGGATAACGGCTATTTGCATTTATTTTCCTCCTTTTGTGGTAGCTTGTTCTATGCTATGTATTGTAGACCTATGAGGTGCAATTTTTTAGAACCATATTTCCCTTTTAAACCTATAATGATAATGAAAGGACTAATTGTGCGGATTAATAAATCCGCAAGATGGGGAGATGACAAATGCGAGAACATTTGCAAATAGGCGATATTGTAGGCCGTAAATCCCATGGTAGTGATATTTTGTTTCGTATCGTTAAAATTGTTCACGAAGGTAATGAGGAAAAGGCTTTTTTAAGAGGTGTGGATATTAGGTTGTATGCTGATGCACCATTGTGTGATTTAGAGAAAAAAATTTTGTCCGAGATCAGCAGATATAGGCAGGAATATATTAAAAAAAATTCTGCCTGCTTGCGTCGTATTTTTGAACGCCGTTTGGAGGAAAAAACTAATTTTTTTTTGAAAAGAAGCTCTGATTTAAAAAAAAATCAACTTAATGGTTTTAGTTATTATGAAATTCCCGGTCGCGTTTTACATTTAGATGGTGATAAAGATTATTTGCAGTTATGTAAAACTACTTATGCACAATTAAACATTAAAATGGATGGATTTGAAGTACCAGAAAAAAAACAACCAGAATTAGTAGGAAAATATTTGGAAGAATATGCTCCCAATATTTTAGTTTTGACAGGTCATGATGGTTTCTTGAAAAATGCTACAGACTTTAAAGATTTGTGTAATTATCGTAATTCGGCTTATTTTTTTAAAGCAGTTCGCAAAGCCCGTGAATATGAACCGAGTCGTGATGATTTAATTATTTTTGCCGGGGCCTGTCAGTCACATTATGAGGCTTTAATTGCCGCTGGTGCTAATTTTGCTAGTTCACCTCAGAGGATTTTTATTCATGCTTTTGATCCGGTTTTTATTGCGGAAAAACTAGCCTATAGTTCTATTTACGAGACTATATGTGTTAAAGATGTTTTAAATAATACGATTACTGGTTTAGATGGAGTGGGAGGTATTGAAACAAGGGGGTGTTTGCGTTTGGGTTATCCCCAATCACCTTATTAATCTTCATTAATTTAAATTTTCTTGGAAAAAAATGATTTTTCGATTGACAAGCACTAAAGCGGTTTAGTATAATTATTAGTTTGTTTGACAAGGCTCTAGTCTCATGTTATAATTGGTTTGTTGATTAATGAAAGAGGGTGGTGTTTTGTCAGCAAAAAGGGTTTTCGCGGAAATTAAACGTGGTTTGGAGCCATTTGTCGGTAATAAAATTAAACTAAAGGCTAATCGCGGTCGTCGAAGAATTATAGAAAAAATAGGTGTCTTGGAAAATATTTATCCCAATATTTTTGTGGTTTGTGTAGATGAGAAACAGGTTAAACGCCGCATTTCCTTTACTTATGCTGATATCTTAACAGATACGGTACAAGTAACTGTTTTTGATGGTGACAAAAATATTAGAATAACCGCTGATGGTTTTTAATTATCAGCGGTTTTTTTAGTCATATTTTGCCACACCCCTTAAATTCTATTAAAAAGGGGTTTTTTTAATGTTTAAGCAGCTTCCCGCGGTGGGAAGCATCTTTAAGGAAAAGATTGCGGGTTTGTCTGGGGAGAAAACAAAGGCGTAAAATTAAGATGATTAATCTATTTAAGGGGGCGAGGTGGACGATGAAACAGCGTTTATTTAAAGGCCTGGGTTTCTTTTTGTTGGGGATGCTCTTTTTCTGCAGTTGGGATGTAATTCCGGTTTATGCCGAGAATTTAGTTTACCGCACCTTGGTACTTGGTAAAGATGTGGTGCAAATTCGTCCTAATGAAAAGGATCAAGAGGTTTATGAATTCTTGTTTAATGAACAAGTAGTAATGCGTTATCGTACGATGTCTCAGGGTTTAAGTGCCTCAGAACGGGCTTTGGTTCTTTGGGAAAGGGTAAATAATTTTGGTCAGGCGTTATCCCAGGGTGAAATTAAAGTAGCTGTTTGGCAGGGGAATTATGTAATTTTGCTTGATGAACAATTATTACTTACGGTAACCGCGGCTGATTATTTGGCTAATAATTCTACGGCTGAGGGTTTGGCCAATGTTTGGGCAACAAATTTTAAAAAAGCACGTCAAATTAAACCTCTGGTAGAAATAGTGCCGGAAATTTCACACAAGGAACCACTACTTCGGGATGAGGAAATTCCGGAAGTGGCGGACTCAGAAGAAATAAAAATGTGGGAATTGGTTAATGCGGAAAGGGCTAAGGCTGGTGTGCCGCCTGTGGAGTTTGATGAAGGCTTGGCAGAAGTGGCCTGTTTGAAATCAGCTGATCTGATTACTCATAATTATTTTAGTCATCATTCACCTACATATGGGGATCCTTTTGTGATGTTAAAATCATTTGGTATTACCTATAATTATGCTGGGGAAAATTTGGCAGGTAGCCCCACTGTAGAGATAGCTCATCAGAATTTGATGGCTTCACCTGGACATCGAAAAAATATTCTTAATCCTAATTTTACGCACTTAGGAATTGGGATTGTAAAGGGTGGGCCCTATGGCCAAATGTTTACCCAACTGTTTACTGGTTGAGACACAATAAAGACCGACTTTTCATATCATAAAGTAATAAAATAATTGTAAGGCACAGATATTTAGTTGAAAAGGAGGTCGTGTCAGCATGGATATTACCGTTGAAACGCGTCGTTTAAAGGTGGAAAATGTTGTTGGGGAAGCTGTTAAACAGGTGAATGTCGTTCGTAATATTACCTTGCCCGTAAAGGCGAAAAAGATTGAAAGTATTGATGCCAAAATTGAAAATGTGAAGCATAAGATTATTGATAATAAAATAGTTGTGGAGGCAGATCTTAAAAAACAGGTTTATTATGTAGAGTGTTATTCTGGGCATGTACAGGAATATACTGTACCTACGGAAAAGGTTACCGAATTTGTGCACCTAAAAGGTGCTGTACCGGGAATGGATGCAAGGGTAAGTGTTTCCATAGAATATTGTGATGTAGAAGGTGTTTATTTACGAGATAGTAAAAAATGTTATCGTCAGTTTCAGCAAACCTGTATTTTAAAAATAAAGGTAAGAGTAATTGAAATGGTTGAAATTGATGTAGTCACTAATGTGCTTGGGGAAGGGATTGAGCCTACCTTTGCCACGGTAACCATCGATAATATTATTGGGGTTGGGGTAAAACAGCATAATATTAGTGATAGTTTAGTGGAACTACCGGCAGCCACAAAAAAGATTAAAAGTATTGACGCAGAAATAGAAGATATTGAGGAAAAGGTTATTCCCGGGAAAGTTATTGTTAAAGGGAATTTGCACAAACAAATTTATTATGTACTTAGTCCTTGTGGTGAGGTAAAGGAAATGTCGGTTGATGTTCCTTTTACTGTTTTTGTACCAGTGGAAGGGGCACGTAAAGGAGCTAATATTTCTACTGATATTGAAATTGAATATATTGATAGTGAATTGATTACTAGAGACTGCCGCAAATTTGTTCGAGAAACCGTGGTTATTAAATTAAGAGCCAGTGTAAGTGAACGCCTGACTCTCAACATTGTTACCGCAGTATTAGGTGCTGAAGTAGATACCAGAACTTTAGTAATTGAAAATGCGATTGGTGTTGCGGAGCGGCAAGTTAATGTTTTGGCTAGTATTTTCACACCCACTGAAGCTCGTAAAATTAGCAAGGTAGACGCAGAATTAAGGGATTTAGAAGGTAAAGCCATACCTAACAAAATAATTGTCAAAGGGACACTTCATAAACAAATTTATTATGTTTCTTCTATGGATAATCAACTGCGGGAACTGTCCTTGGATGAACCTTTTACGGAGTTTATTCATTTGGACGGGGCTCAGGAAGGTGATGCCGTAAGTGTCTCTGGTCGTATCGAATATGTTAATGTGGAGGCTAAAGAAAAGACTCCCACCTGTAGATGGCGGCAGACGGCGGTTTTGGAAATTAGGGCTAGAGTTACTGCTTCGGAGGAAATTACCGTGGTAACCGCAGTAAGACCCCTTGAGGAACCGGCGATCTGTCCCCCTGGAGAAACTTTTGATTATGTAGTTCAAAGAGGGGATACACTCTTTACTATTGCCACACAACATGGGGTTACAGTGCAGCAAATTATGGCCGTTAATCCGGGAATTGCCGATCCTAATACACTTTCCGTGGGGCAAGTAATTAAAGTACCCTGTCCGGGTTTAGGTTAAAAAGAAACCAGTCACAATCAGGCTTTGACCTGAGGTGGCTGGTCTTTTTAATGATTAAAATGTTTTGAATTGGGTCAGACTAGAGGTAGAGAGAGGGTGGTGTTTGTGAAAAAAATCTTGCTCGGTTTTATTTTATTAGTAGGCTTGGGAGTGTTATTGCTGTGGCCAAGTACACCACCTGTGATTAGGCTGCATATTTTGGCACATAGTAATAGTGAAATTGATCAGGCCTTAAAATATCGGGTGCGGGATGAAATAATTTGTTTATTGCAAAAGGAATTAGGGGATTTGCAAGATTTAGGTGAGGCTAGGGAAACAGTGGTCAATCAGTTGCCAAATTTAATGACAAAAGCCCGTGAATGTGTTGCTCAAGAAGGTTTTAATTATTCGGTAGACGCTTTTTATGGTTGGTTTCATTTTCCGAAAAAAAGTTATGATTCTATTTTCTTGCCAGCAGGACGTTATGAGGCTTTAAGGTTGGTTTTGGGTGAAGGTCGGGGAGAAAATTGGTGGTGTATGCTTTTTCCACCTTTATGTTTTGTAAATGGAGAGCAGAGTTTATGTTTGGAAATAGAGGAAAAGGCAGGATTGGAAGAAATACAAATTAAACCTGCTTTGAAAATAGTGGAGGTTTTTAAGGATGTTTTAAATAAATAAGTGAGTTTTAAAGCCTATTTTGTGATATAATTCAAACTGGCTAGTGTTAATTACTAGCCAGTTTGAATTTTAGATGATGTACACTATGGTGCCTAAAGACACTAAAGGGAAAATAATTTCAATATCTCGATTATACATGCGAATACATCCTAGAGAAACGGCTTTACCGATACTAGACGGATTATTGGTGCCGTGAATCCCATAATGTGGTTTGCTGAGGCCCATCCATCTAGTACCAAAGACTTGCCGTCCATCCATAATTTTTTTGTTAATAATTTTCCAAGTGCCAATGGGTGATGGTGTACTGGGTTTACCAATGGCGATCGGATAAGAATTGTAAAGTTGTGCTCTGCGATAAAGGTAAAGCCGTCTTTTATGGAGAATAATTTTGATAGAGACTTTGCTAGTAAGCAAAAAAATCACCTCTTTTGAAATACCTGTTAATCTTAGTTTATTGCCCAATTTTAAAGATGTTGCTGGGAAATTTAATATTAAAGGAGTATTATATTAAATGGTTATTGATTATCGACAGATGCTTTTTCTAGCTTTAGGTGGTTTGGCTTTTTTCCTTTTCGGTGTTAAATATATGTCTAATGCTCTGCAAAACGTGGCTGGGGATAGATTGCGTACCTTTTTGGAACAAGGTACTAAAACACCTCAGCGTGGTGTGCTTTTAGGGGCTTTGGTGACAGCGATTATTCAAAGCAGTTCGGCGACCACGGTTTTAACAGTAGGACTTGTCAACTCTGGACTTTTAACCCTGCATCAGGCCATTGGTGTAATTATGGGGGCTAATATCGGAACTACGGTGACTGCTTATTTGATTGGTTTTAAATTGGAACAATATGCTTTGCCAGTTTTAATTTTGGGTGTTTTTCTGTTGTTCTTTTTCAAGAATAGGAAAGTAATTAATTTGGGGCAGGTGCTTTTTGGGTTGGGTATGCTTTTTTACGGCATGCAGACTATGGGCCAGGGTTTTGCACCTTTACGTGATGCCGATTTTTTCCATAATTTGATGATTAGTGTAGAAAATAGGGCGATTTGGGGTGTTTTGGTAGGTACTACTTTTACCGCGTTGGTGCAAAGTAGTAGTGCTACCATTGGTGTTTTGCAGGAATTAGCTTATCAAGGGGCATTAACCTATAATCAGGCAGTGCCCATTTTGCTGGGTGATAATATTGGAACTACCATTACTGCACTTTTAGCTTCTATTGGTACTACCGTAGCGGCTCGTCGTACCGCAATTTCTCATTTTTTGTTTAATTTTTTGGGTACCCTAATTTTTTTACCTTTATTTTTATTAGGTATCTTCCCGGTAATGGTTCGTTTATTTACTAATTATATTTGTTTTTTATTACCCGGCTTTGGTGGTACATGGGAAATAATAAATGTAAAAATGCAGTTGGCACAAACACATGGAGTTTTTAATGTTTTAAATACATTAATACAGTTGCCCTTTGTGTCTGTTTTGGCAGCTATAGTGACACGTATAATTCCCGGTGAAGGGGTTTTGGCCAAATTTGAACCTGAATATTTAGAGCCGCGTTTATTGACAAATCCTTCTGTGGCCTTGGGACAAGTAGGGCGTGAGGTTGAGCGGATGGGTGATTTAGCTACAGAAGCATTGAAGCATACATCAGCTTATTTTTTTACCGGGGTGAAAGCCGAAGCAGAAAAAACTTTGCAGTTTGAAGAAATAATTAATAATTTACAAAGGAAAATCACTAATTATATTGTACGAATCTCTAAAGAAAAATTATCTGATGAGGATAACCAACGTGCCTATATGTATCTACAGACCATTATTGATATTGAAAGAGTAGGAGATCATGCGGAAAACATTGTGGAGTTAACGGCTACTCGGATTGAAAAAAACATTGTTTTTTCACAAAATGCCATTGATGATATTCAGGGTATGTTTAACAAGACTATTTCTTTATATGCTCAGGCGGTAGAATGTTTGGAAAATCGGGATCCGTGGTTGGCCCGGGAAATTATTAAAGGGGATGACTTGATTGACCAGATGGAAAAGGAGCTGCGTCGAGCACATATTGATCGATTAAATGAAGGGGTTTGTAGTGGTGAGGCTGGTGCTATTTATTTAGATGTTTTAAGTAATTTGGAGCGGATTGGTGATCATGCGGTAAATATTGCTCAATATGTTCTTGGAAGGCGGTAAAGTGGGGATTTGTGGTATTATTTGGTTGTAGTGCCTAAAAGTACTTTGTGGATATTGTATTCATTTGAAAAAAATGTTGAAAAGACATGATTGCGGCGTTATAATAACATTGAAATAATATAAAAATTTTAATTTTGCTAAAAAAAGAAATAAAGCTTGTAATATAAGGTGGTTTGTTTTGATGAATGTGAATACTAATCAAACTAGAATTAAGCAATACAAGCAATTATTTATTCCGCCGTTGGTTCTCTTTGTTTTTTGGTTGATTTTAACAGGTAGTTTTACTGCAAGTAGTTTAATAATGGGCTTTTTGGCGGCTGTGATTATTTCCTGGTTGTGTGCACCTCTTCTTAATTTTCCGGCAGTGCATACACCGGGGAAAAGTTATGCCGCTTTTGATTTGCCTTATTTTAAACTATTTTTTTATTTACTCTGGCTGCTTTGGGAAATTTTTAAGGCAGATGTACGAGTAGCTTTAATTGTTTTAAATCCCAAATTGCCGATTGATCCGTGTGTGGTTACTTTTAAAAAACGGGCAGATAACCCCATTGCACTTGCTTTATTAGCTAATTCAATAACCATAACCCCGGGAACGGTTACTGTAGATATTAAAGATGATCTTTTTACGGTTCATGCTTTAACCAAAGATATGGCTTTATCTTTGGCACCAGAGGAAGGTGTGGGAGAAATGCCTCAACGTGTGGGGAATCTTTTTAAAGAATAAAATGAGGTGAGAGTGAATGAGCCCAGAACAGATCTTTCGAATTTTTTTGGGTATTGAATTTCTTGTGGTTTTTCTAATGCTCTATCGAGTTTTAAAAGGACCTACAGTTTTTGATCGTTTAAATGGTTTGGCGGTTTTAGGTACTAATACTATTGTCATTTTGTTATTATATGGTTTTTTGGAAAAACGCGTGAATATGTTTGTCGATATAGCCATTTCCTATGGTATTTTAGGGTTTGTAACTTTGGTTGTTCTGGCAAAATATTTTGAAGGAAAGGAAGATATTGAGTCATGAATAAAATAGCCCTATTATTAATGTGTGGCGGTCTTTTTTTTCTAATTTCGGCTGCTGTGGGTGTCTTGCGTCTTCCCGATTTTTATACGCGTTTACATGCTACTGGTCAAGGTGATACTTTGGGTATAGCCCTATTTGTGTTAGGACTTGCGGTTTATCATGGTTTTAATTATGTTAGTTTAAAGTTATTGTTAATTGCGGTTGCTTTTTTTGTTGCCGGTCCGATTGGGGGACATGTTTTAACTAGGGCTGCTTATCATGCTGGTTTAAAACCCTGGACAAAAAAGGAGGAATAAATAATGCCGGGAGCCTTTTTTCTTACTATTTTAGTCTTATTAATGATTATAACTGGGGTGGCAGCTCTTTTTGCACGCGATTTATTAGTTTCTATTATTTTATTTAGTGCTTTTAGTTATTTTGCAGCCTTGACTTATTTGACTACTGGTGCACCTGATGTAGCTTTTACAGAAGCAGTGGTGGGTGTTGTTTCTACAACCTTTTTTATTGTAGCTCTTAAACAATTAAGAAGGGGGAGTTCGCGATGAAATTTATGCGTGTATTCGCCTTTGTGATTGTTTTATCTATGCTGGGTTTTTTGTTTTTGAATGTCAGTGGTTTACCCACACTTTATGATCCACAGGCCCCGGCTTCTCTACATGTTTCTGATCGTTATATTGAAAAAGCTTTAGAGGAAACCGGCACTTTAAATTATGTGGCAGCTGTGTTGGCTGATTATCGGGGTTTTGATACTTTAGGGGAAACAACGGTAATTTTTACGGCCGGGTTGGCGGCAGTGACACTTTTGCGTTCGGCTCAAAAAAGGCAAAAAGGTTTTTTGCCTTTGACAGAAACGAGTATGGATGAGCAATTTGGTACCGTGGCTTTAGATCTTGGGGCACGTTATTTGCTATTTTTGATCGCTCTTTTTGGATTTTATGTTTTTATTGGAGGTGCGGAAGGTAATCCGGGAGGCGGCTTCCAGGGAGGTGCGGTTTTAGCTATTTCCGTTGTAATCAGTCGTATTATTTATGGTGAAAAAGCGTCTTTTAATATTATGGG
Proteins encoded:
- a CDS encoding Na/Pi cotransporter family protein is translated as MDYRQMLFLALGGLAFFLFGVKYMSNALQNVAGDRLRTFLEQGTKTPQRGVLLGALVTAIIQSSSATTVLTVGLVNSGLLTLHQAIGVIMGANIGTTVTAYLIGFKLEQYALPVLILGVFLLFFFKNRKVINLGQVLFGLGMLFYGMQTMGQGFAPLRDADFFHNLMISVENRAIWGVLVGTTFTALVQSSSATIGVLQELAYQGALTYNQAVPILLGDNIGTTITALLASIGTTVAARRTAISHFLFNFLGTLIFLPLFLLGIFPVMVRLFTNYICFLLPGFGGTWEIINVKMQLAQTHGVFNVLNTLIQLPFVSVLAAIVTRIIPGEGVLAKFEPEYLEPRLLTNPSVALGQVGREVERMGDLATEALKHTSAYFFTGVKAEAEKTLQFEEIINNLQRKITNYIVRISKEKLSDEDNQRAYMYLQTIIDIERVGDHAENIVELTATRIEKNIVFSQNAIDDIQGMFNKTISLYAQAVECLENRDPWLAREIIKGDDLIDQMEKELRRAHIDRLNEGVCSGEAGAIYLDVLSNLERIGDHAVNIAQYVLGRR
- a CDS encoding L,D-transpeptidase produces the protein MLNFPATSLKLGNKLRLTGISKEVIFLLTSKVSIKIILHKRRLYLYRRAQLYNSYPIAIGKPSTPSPIGTWKIINKKIMDGRQVFGTRWMGLSKPHYGIHGTNNPSSIGKAVSLGCIRMYNRDIEIIFPLVSLGTIVYII
- a CDS encoding NADP-dependent malic enzyme, which produces MDYRQKALELHQRLRGKIGIYNKINLQNEADLALVYTPGVAEPCKLIAQNKELAYQYTAKGNLLAVVTDGTAVLGLGNLGPEAALPVIEGKCFLFKEFADIDALPLCLGTTDVDEIVETIIHLAPTFGGINLEDISSPRCFAILRKLKQKLSIPVFHDDCQGTAVVVLAALINAAQILKRDLRQLEIVINGVGAAGIGIAELLKAAGLQKLILCTREGALYPGCPQKLDEEQFRLVKSTNPERKKGKLLEVLSGADVFIGVSGPQVLNREMIRKMNSQPIIFALANPLPEIKPEEALAAGAFIVGTGRSDYPNQINNLLAFPGIFRGALAVQAKEINELMLLEAARALAQIIVPSKTRLLPKVFDSRVSTVLAEAVAAAAFKSGVVR
- a CDS encoding pH regulation protein F — translated: MSPEQIFRIFLGIEFLVVFLMLYRVLKGPTVFDRLNGLAVLGTNTIVILLLYGFLEKRVNMFVDIAISYGILGFVTLVVLAKYFEGKEDIES
- a CDS encoding Na+/H+ antiporter subunit E yields the protein MNVNTNQTRIKQYKQLFIPPLVLFVFWLILTGSFTASSLIMGFLAAVIISWLCAPLLNFPAVHTPGKSYAAFDLPYFKLFFYLLWLLWEIFKADVRVALIVLNPKLPIDPCVVTFKKRADNPIALALLANSITITPGTVTVDIKDDLFTVHALTKDMALSLAPEEGVGEMPQRVGNLFKE
- a CDS encoding class II fumarate hydratase yields the protein MGYRVVKDFLGEVLVPKGKLWGAQTQRSLEKFKIGQEKMPLEIIRALVLIKKAAAEANAALDLLTEEIAVAIVQACQEVLAGHFADNFPLMVWQTGSGTQTNMNVNEVIAYRANQILGENLVDPHDHVNLGQSSNDVFPTAIHLAGVVAVEDRLIPVLEKLEKTLNQKSQAYNQVLKLGRTHLQDALPLTFGQEISAWMLIFSKHLKCLKENLNCLRELAIGGTAVGTGYGTHPEFAAKVVRLLQKATGKKLAVASNKFYALTSQSPLVIVHGILKALAADIMKMANDLSWLASGPRCGLGEIELPANEPGSSMMPGKINPTQCEAITMVACQVMGNDLSISLAASQGQLQLNTFMPVCAYNFLQSLDLLSSGLASFEQHCLRGLKPCVQQMQFYVDNSLMLATALSRHLGYEKTAVIVNKAIRENLTLKTAALEVLTEAKFKEYVQPEKMV
- a CDS encoding DUF3794 domain-containing protein — translated: MDITVETRRLKVENVVGEAVKQVNVVRNITLPVKAKKIESIDAKIENVKHKIIDNKIVVEADLKKQVYYVECYSGHVQEYTVPTEKVTEFVHLKGAVPGMDARVSVSIEYCDVEGVYLRDSKKCYRQFQQTCILKIKVRVIEMVEIDVVTNVLGEGIEPTFATVTIDNIIGVGVKQHNISDSLVELPAATKKIKSIDAEIEDIEEKVIPGKVIVKGNLHKQIYYVLSPCGEVKEMSVDVPFTVFVPVEGARKGANISTDIEIEYIDSELITRDCRKFVRETVVIKLRASVSERLTLNIVTAVLGAEVDTRTLVIENAIGVAERQVNVLASIFTPTEARKISKVDAELRDLEGKAIPNKIIVKGTLHKQIYYVSSMDNQLRELSLDEPFTEFIHLDGAQEGDAVSVSGRIEYVNVEAKEKTPTCRWRQTAVLEIRARVTASEEITVVTAVRPLEEPAICPPGETFDYVVQRGDTLFTIATQHGVTVQQIMAVNPGIADPNTLSVGQVIKVPCPGLG
- the yabG gene encoding sporulation peptidase YabG; amino-acid sequence: MREHLQIGDIVGRKSHGSDILFRIVKIVHEGNEEKAFLRGVDIRLYADAPLCDLEKKILSEISRYRQEYIKKNSACLRRIFERRLEEKTNFFLKRSSDLKKNQLNGFSYYEIPGRVLHLDGDKDYLQLCKTTYAQLNIKMDGFEVPEKKQPELVGKYLEEYAPNILVLTGHDGFLKNATDFKDLCNYRNSAYFFKAVRKAREYEPSRDDLIIFAGACQSHYEALIAAGANFASSPQRIFIHAFDPVFIAEKLAYSSIYETICVKDVLNNTITGLDGVGGIETRGCLRLGYPQSPY
- the spoIIR gene encoding stage II sporulation protein R; the protein is MKKILLGFILLVGLGVLLLWPSTPPVIRLHILAHSNSEIDQALKYRVRDEIICLLQKELGDLQDLGEARETVVNQLPNLMTKARECVAQEGFNYSVDAFYGWFHFPKKSYDSIFLPAGRYEALRLVLGEGRGENWWCMLFPPLCFVNGEQSLCLEIEEKAGLEEIQIKPALKIVEVFKDVLNK
- a CDS encoding Veg protein, translating into MKEGGVLSAKRVFAEIKRGLEPFVGNKIKLKANRGRRRIIEKIGVLENIYPNIFVVCVDEKQVKRRISFTYADILTDTVQVTVFDGDKNIRITADGF
- a CDS encoding glycosyltransferase family 2 protein, yielding MQIAVIPAYNEAKNIAFVLKNLQSCNLQQLIFVANGCTDCTENKILQINSPQNIDLISFPVPLGLDIPRAVGAAYAKQYKPTALLFLDGDMCGPLGSTLQNLLKGIKQGLDLALTNCYPTPATTDLANLVLKYRYKVNKKLGLVPQIGLATPSHGPHAISGKLLTSIPLKTLAIPPLALAWTAENKFRIGLGATISHHQLGSPLRTMTHTQNIAATIIGDCQQALHYLEGTPLKEIWQTPQNHTPYRRQRRFDLLEQFLSHYS